The segment ACTGACCTGCTTGCTACGCTCTTCTTCATGCACCCCACCATACCAGTGGTCTTCTTGGACACAAGGGCACGTTGCTCACTCATTCTTTACTTTCTCAGCCACCGGCACACACACgtccttctccacaggacaACTCACAATCCATTCAACAATGAGCCCGGATCCTCCTCTAGCACTTCCTCAATCCAGGTGAAAGACTTGACACTTGATCTTGTGGAATTTTGTGACGTACGCGGGCCCGTGTCCCTATCCTGTCAATACTCCTCGCGTAGGCAGACCTTTCCTCTTGGGTATCCatcacaccactcagcttggtgtcatctgcaaactggctaagggtgcactcgagCCCGCTCTCCACGTCCCTGACAAAGACCGTCAATAATCCTCGTCCCACTACGCACACCAGATGGACACACCACATTACTGGTTTCCTCCTGGGGAGCGAGACATTGACCGCAATAACCTGACTGGAACAATCCTCCATCTTCCTTAGCCACCAAGACGCCCACACATCAAAGCCACATTCTCTCCACGATAGAGACGAGGGTGCTGTGTGCAACAGTAGCAAATGCTTTGCGCAAGGCCAGGTAGATGAGGTCACTTCATCTTCCCTTCTCACCAACGCTGTAGTCCCACTGCAGGAAGCCTCGAAACTCATCAGCAACAATTTGCCTTTTGCAAAGCCCTCTCGGCTTTCAGCAATCGCCTCCacattttccatcttccttgGCAGAATTTCCAGGGGAATCCGCCAGGTGCCAAGACCATGCCAGGAACACAGGGGACACTGAAACGCTGGTAGTTGACTTGGGTCTCCCTTCTTGGCCTCTTTAAAATGACGGCTATCCTCTGCCACCTTGCTGACGCTTCACTCTGTCCCACTGCTCACATCACTGGTCACGTACGCAACGCACGCACTTTTGTCTTCTCTAGGAGCATGCGGGGGGAGAAACCATCAAAGGCTTGATTCAGAACTCAAGGCAAACACCAGCCTTGCTTCTTTCCTTATCTACAAACCTAGCCCCTTTGATGTAGAAGACACAGACGCTTCGCAAACACAATGTCCTCTTCCAAAAGACATGCTCATGACTAGCCACAACCTCCTTGTCTGTCCTGTGCCTGACAGCGCTGCGTCTGCCTGCGTCACAATGGAGCCACAAACCATGCCACACAGGTGCCACACCATGACCTCACTGACAGCCTCCCAAATCTGCCATGCTTTGGTTTCCTCTTCTGCCCACCCCGAcattcaccaccaccaccaagacTTGACCTCCAAACCTTTCCCTTAAAAGCTGCCACCGGGGCCAACAAGAGGACGTGACATGTTGATGACCTTCTTGCCTCTCATGAATCTGGCTGGGCTGGCTCGGGCTGCCAGCAAATGGGGTCCCATCATCACAACACACCCACAAACCACACAAGAAGTCTACCATGTGACCACCTCACCGACAACGTAACGCTTCTTCAATCCTTTGGTCTCCTCTTCTGCCTGCCATGACACGCGCCAACAACACCAAGCTTTTGGCCTCTAGCACGCTCACTTCAAAGCTGCCGCCGGGGCCAAGCGCACGTGTCCTAAAGAGGCAGACATGACATTGAAGAATTGGGGCAAGGAAAACACACCCCACCTCATGACTCGCAAGGCTGGGCCACCAGACAGCCGCTGCCTGCAAAATGCACTCACGCACAAAGGCCGTCCCGCCCCTCGCGCACCACCATAAAAGCCGGACCAGCGCCTCTCTCCCACACACTCTTCTCTGCACACCTTTTCCTCCACGCTCAACAAGGTGAGCCTCAACCCCCTGAGCCTCCTTCTCTTGCCACACCTCCACCCTCTCTCCCACCGCGCTCTGACCCAGCCTCACCAGCTCCCACCACACCCCACCGCCACTCTCCTCACAGACCCATCTCATGCCTCCCTACTCCCTTGCCCTCCTCACACACCACCCCTTGCGCCCCCACGCCCCGACGCTTGCTCAATTCCCTCTCTTCCAGGCACCCTCCACTCCACAACCATGGCCTGCTACGACCTCTGCAGCCCCTGCGCACCCGCCCCGCTGGCCAACAGCTGCAACGAGCCCTGCGTAAGGAAGTGCCAGGACTCCACCGTCGTCATCCAGCCTTCCACCGTGCAGGTCACCCTGCCAGGACCCATCCTCACCTCCTTCCCCCAGAGCACTGTGGTCGGATCCTCCGCATCGGCTGCCGTGGGCAGCGAACTCAGCTACCAGGGAGTGCCCGTCGCCAATGGGGCCTTCGGCTATGGCTACGGCTACGGCTTGGGAGGCCTGGGCTGCTATGGTGGCAGAGGTCTGGGCTGGTTCGGTGGCAGGAGAGGCGGCTACACCTGCTAAGGCCTCTTACCAACACCTCTGACACCGACCACCCACACCCTGGGAGCCACACCATGCCTTGACCATGCACCTCCTTGAACCTCACACTGGCTCCCTTCCACCTGACGCTTCTGCCTTCTCCATTTCCGCCCCCATCTAATAAAGTtttcctgcatcccagcctgaaaagcctcctctgctttcttctcccaaggTTCTTCCAAGCCCACCCAGCACAAAGACAGGGCTACTGTGGCCTTTGCACTGGGTGCAAAGAGGTTACAAGCTCCTCCTAGGCTCTACGGCCCCAGACACAACAACAACACAGGGACACTTCCACAACACCACACAAGCCCTTCACTCGCCCAGACACAGCTTGCCCATGCTAAGGCAACACTCTCCAGACCTCTGATGACAGCTCCCCACCAAAGCACACACTTGACTCTCTTCCCCAGCATCACTCTATGGCCACCACAGCAaacacatcacagaatcacagaatgcttgcgttggaagagatctttgcacatcacccagtccaaccctcctgctgaAGCACACTCATCTCCAGCAGCTTGCACAGCATGTGTCCAGATGGCATGTGaatgtctccagagaaggagactctaCTCCCTCCCCACGCAGCCTCTTTTAGTGCACTGACACTCtcacaagaaaagcttttcgACGTCTTCACGTGGAACTTCCCGagttccagtttgtacccgttgcctcttgtcctgtcgttgggcaccactgaaaatgctctggccccatcctcttggcCTCTGCCCTGGGGATATTGAGAAGCATTGATATGAGCCCCTcgtccttctcttctccagcagaaacacacccaggtctctcagcccctcctcagaagagagaaactCCAGTCCCCTCATCTCCTTGGCCTCTGCTGCCGTTTCTCcagtgcttccttttctttccagagctggGCAGCCCAGAACCGGATACAAGactccagatgcagcctcaccacgGCACAGGAGACGGGGAGGAGAATCTCCCCTGACTGACCTGCTTGCTACGCTCTTCTTCATGCACCCCACCATACTAGTGGTCTTCTTGGACACAAGGGCACGTTGCTCACTCATTCTTTACTTTCTCAGCCACCATTCTTTACTTTCAAAGCCACATCTCTCCACGATAGAGACGAGGGTGCTGTGTGCAACAGTAGCAAATGCTTTGCGCAAGGCCAGGTAGATGAGGTCACTTCATCTTCCCTTCTCACCAACGCTGTAGTCCCACTGCAGGAAGCCTCGAAACTCATCAGCAACAATTTGCCTTTTGCAAAGCCCTCTCGGCTTTCAGCAATCGCCTCCacattttccatcttccttgGCAGAATTTCCAGGGGAATCCGCCAGGTGCCAAGACCATGCCAGGAACACAGGGGACACTGAAACGCTGGTAGTTGACTTGGGTCTCCCTTCTTGGCCTCTTTAAAATGACAGCTATCCTCTGCCTCCTTGCTGACGCTTCACTCTGTCCCACTGCTCACATCACTGGTCACGTATGCAACGCACGCACTTTTGTCTTCTCTAGGAGCATGCGGGGGGAGAAACCATCAAAGGCTTGATTCAGAACTCAAGGCAAACACCAGCCTTGCTTCTTTCCTTATCTACAAACCTAGCCACTTTGATGTAGAAGACACAGACGCTTCGCAAACACAATGTCCTCTTCCAAAAGACATGCTCATGACTAGCCACAACCTCCTTGTCTGTCCTGTGCCTGACAGCGCTGCGTCTGCCTGCGTCACAATGGAGCCACAAACCATGCCACACAGGTGCCACACCATGACCTCACTGACAGTCTCCCAAATCTGCCATGCTTTGGTTTCCTCTTCTGCCCACCCCGAcattcaccaccaccaccaagacTTGACCTCCAAACCTTTCCCTTAAAAGCTGCCACCGGGGCCAACAAGAGGACGTGACATGTTGATGACCTTCTTGCCTCTCCTGAATCTGGCTGGGCTGGCTCGGGCTGCCAGCAAATGGGGTCCCATCATCACAACACACCCACAAACCACACAAGAAGTCTACCATGTGACCACCTCACCGACAACGTAACGCTTCTTCAATCCTTTGGTCTCCTCTTCTGCCTGCCATGACACGCGCC is part of the Cuculus canorus isolate bCucCan1 chromosome 2, bCucCan1.pri, whole genome shotgun sequence genome and harbors:
- the LOC128851249 gene encoding feather keratin 4-like, which encodes MACYDLCSPCAPAPLANSCNEPCVRKCQDSTVVIQPSTVQVTLPGPILTSFPQSTVVGSSASAAVGSELSYQGVPVANGAFGYGYGYGLGGLGCYGGRGLGWFGGRRGGYTC